The window ATGCACGGAGCGCCGAACCTGTATCAGGCGCGAAACGCCCCATACGCCGAGGCCGAGTGCTGTGGCGCGAATCGCAGACTCAAGCACGAGTTGCACCATCGCGCCGTTCGTCATGCCGTTCATGACGTCGCTCCTGGTCGCTTGTTCCTCGCCGCGTTGATCAACTCGGCCAGGCGATCGAGTTCGGCGGGCGGCAGTTGGTCTGAGTCGACAAACCCCACCAACAGATCGGGGACCGAGCCTTGGTACAGCCAATTGGCTAGATCTCGCACGCCGCGCCCCGCAACCTCCGCCGCCGGCGTCGCCGCCGAGAACACGAAGGTACGCCCTTCGGTGTCGTGCTTGACGTAGCCCTTCTCCTCCAGTCGACGAAGCACGGTGCGCACTGTCGATTCCTTGAGGGGGCGATCCAGCCGCTCCCTCACGAGTTCGGCGGTGGACGGACCGT is drawn from Gemmatimonadota bacterium and contains these coding sequences:
- a CDS encoding BlaI/MecI/CopY family transcriptional regulator; amino-acid sequence: MNTQPAGEPLPTLGDLETEVLQMLWQHGPSTAELVRERLDRPLKESTVRTVLRRLEEKGYVKHDTEGRTFVFSAATPAAEVAGRGVRDLANWLYQGSVPDLLVGFVDSDQLPPAELDRLAELINAARNKRPGATS